In Stanieria sp. NIES-3757, the DNA window ACTTAGACTCAAAAATTTTGTAAATTAACAATTAATCAAACAATTATCAATTCATGGCAAGCAATGTACCACTATTCTTCTATTCCAGCAATTAGCGTTGAAGAACTCGCCTTGCGATTAGCAGATCGAGATGAATCTTTACAATTAATCGATGTCCGAGAAGTTGACGAAGTAGAAATTGCTTCACTGATGGGTTTTCAAATTTTACCCTTGAGTCAGTTTGCCCAATGGGAACAGTTAATTAAAACTCAATTTTCTCCCGAAGCAGAAACAATTGTTCTATGCCATCATGGTATGCGTTCGGCTCAAATGTGCCAATGGTTGATTAATCAAGGTTTTACTAATGTGAAAAATGTTACAGGAGGAATTGATGCTTATTCCCAAATGATCGATCCAACTATTGCTCGTTATTAGAAAATTGAGCAATTTTATAGTTTAGCCAAAAGTCTGAAGGCAAAAAGTAAAAAGTAAAAAACTGGTAATTGGTAACTGAATATTAGCACCACGATCCTACCTATTACTTTAGGACATTTTCAGAAAACAGCACAGAGGTTATACTTAACAAAAAA includes these proteins:
- a CDS encoding Rhodanese domain protein, with the protein product MYHYSSIPAISVEELALRLADRDESLQLIDVREVDEVEIASLMGFQILPLSQFAQWEQLIKTQFSPEAETIVLCHHGMRSAQMCQWLINQGFTNVKNVTGGIDAYSQMIDPTIARY